In Hyalangium ruber, the genomic window CTCCTCCGCCCGGGTGAACGAACTCGTGGTGTATGTCTCGGAGAGCGTTCACGGAAAGCCCATCGCTGTCTCTGGCATCATCGCCCTGCCCAAGAAGGCCGCCCCCACCAATGGCTACCCGGTCATCAGCTGGGCGCACGGCACCGTGGGCAGCGCTGACACCGCCGCGCCTTCCCGCGACGTCCAGGGCGCCGCGGCGCACCCCTACAATGCCTTCCCTCATATCCTGCTCAACAAGTTCCTGGATCGGGGCTGGGCCGTGCTCATGACCGACTACGAGGGGCTCGGCACGGAGGGCCCGCACCCCTACCTGCTTGGCAAATCCGAGGCCCGCGGCATCCTCGACATCGTGCTCGCCGCGCGCCAGCTCCACCCGGAGCTCTCCGACCAGTTCGCCATCGTCGGTCACTCCCAGGGCGGTCAAGCGGCGCTGTTCGGCGCCCACTACGCCCCGGACTGGACACCCGAGCTCACCCTGCGCGCCGTGGCGGCGCTGGCCCCTGCCTCGGCGGTCGGAGCCCTCGTCGATCTCGCCTGCGTGGAGACAGAACCCGAGGGCGGCAACGCCTTCGTTGCCCTCTTCATCACCGGAGCCCTCGCGGGAGACCCGAGCATCAAACTGGAAGAGGTGCTGACGCCCG contains:
- a CDS encoding alpha/beta hydrolase family protein — translated: MTEPTTTLPQAPASPDCYHPPASMLEGKKHGDVIWSRPLDKDSLAALSSARVNELVVYVSESVHGKPIAVSGIIALPKKAAPTNGYPVISWAHGTVGSADTAAPSRDVQGAAAHPYNAFPHILLNKFLDRGWAVLMTDYEGLGTEGPHPYLLGKSEARGILDIVLAARQLHPELSDQFAIVGHSQGGQAALFGAHYAPDWTPELTLRAVAALAPASAVGALVDLACVETEPEGGNAFVALFITGALAGDPSIKLEEVLTPDALERFAHVEKRARVELSQTDSWGGLAGTNLLRPEASASKDALYKQFEAMHPNLVIKVPIRISQAIADKRVNAALTSILEQQLKTTNGKENVLYRPYLRVAPTHDPEELGFHFGLIDTDSDEVTDWLAGFLPKVE